A genomic window from Pirellulaceae bacterium includes:
- a CDS encoding DUF2156 domain-containing protein, producing the protein MGGTGRSPRAESSADDAAWNFREACYAVSVWPVFYQVEESSLGRYVEMGLKLVKIGEEAKVPLSTFSLNESDKKNFRRTQKKNGGCGHTF; encoded by the coding sequence TTGGGTGGCACTGGGCGATCCCCTCGGGCAGAGAGTTCGGCGGACGATGCAGCCTGGAATTTTCGCGAAGCCTGTTATGCGGTCAGCGTGTGGCCAGTGTTCTATCAAGTGGAAGAATCATCGCTAGGGCGGTATGTGGAGATGGGACTCAAGCTGGTGAAGATCGGTGAGGAAGCCAAGGTTCCGCTGTCGACGTTTTCGTTGAATGAAAGCGATAAGAAAAACTTTCGACGCACGCAGAAAAAAAATGGCGGATGCGGGCATACGTTTTGA
- a CDS encoding DUF2156 domain-containing protein: MRYLPGAPNGVMEFLFIETMLLGTEQGYEWFSLGMASLAGISTHRLAPLWNRLSHAMVLHGERFAISRVCETTRTSSIRDGQPSILLVQVDW, encoded by the coding sequence ATGCGGTATTTGCCCGGTGCTCCAAACGGCGTGATGGAGTTCTTATTCATTGAGACCATGCTCCTGGGAACAGAGCAAGGATACGAGTGGTTCAGTTTGGGCATGGCTTCATTGGCGGGTATTTCCACACATCGGCTGGCGCCCTTGTGGAACCGGCTGTCACATGCGATGGTTCTCCACGGAGAGCGTTTTGCAATTTCCAGGGTTTGCGAGACTACAAGGACAAGTTCAATCCGCGATGGTCAGCCAAGTATCTTGCTTGTCCAGGTGGATTGGTGA
- a CDS encoding DUF2156 domain-containing protein, translated as MTGSQGYFRRWLGSKSHAEKRFSWGCFSVPYLLKYDMAIVRSRENEPVAFANLWQGRRNMSYPLT; from the coding sequence ATTACCGGCTCTCAAGGATATTTCCGACGTTGGTTAGGCAGTAAATCGCATGCGGAAAAGAGATTCTCATGGGGCTGTTTCTCTGTGCCCTACCTATTGAAATACGACATGGCAATTGTCCGAAGCCGTGAAAATGAGCCAGTTGCATTTGCCAACTTGTGGCAAGGTAGGCGAAACATGAGTTATCCGTTGACTTGA